The following coding sequences lie in one uncultured Mailhella sp. genomic window:
- a CDS encoding heparinase II/III family protein: MFIVDPRQYGIHEKCRLCIKDMTQENSFLVKEILNEGDVFRKPLAEFSEHMDYRFKIQLWKDGAWRDYIKYARVMPEHVTEDGLHYLFYPCTGSCFLSVGFQAINTRPIYNYIKSLQSLPVHRLYIRDWMGGDALTHSSYYLGPNKTLTIADACQRLIRVYCEKYHIEPENTIFLGSSKGGYAALYHGLAFGAGHIVVGSPQTRLAAFLVHEQKKENFHNRIFEWLFGPITAENKDYADALLFKHAETFARPYQKVSILVGRHEKHYAEHVLPFQQAFKDRMDVNVVLGEYREHSDTAIYYPPFLKKTVADIVFSPKEMSTSASKHYRLPTFPYENLPNDPIGSEMLSRCEKSIRTGWERDGYVTSLEQIPWQLLPGISHSFNFRVHCLDMCQELLLAFSSGSSQKFFEAAARVALEWCRRYGEGQNSEDSPYIWYDMSVGMRAFRLAYIYDVFQQNDLGSRKDRELLWRSLIEHRRYLEEDANIAFHSNHGYYQIVGQMAMGRRLATYDPTMQDFYEQGQRRFAQMLRTQFTEEGIHKENSPYYHRMLLLTLRGILRSGLLGSCDFLTFTDKIERELSSFVCPDQTMLQFGDSDAKNIQIARKSAVLTKWNEDVMQYMVSGGIVGNPPKQGLTVYPQSGYAVVRMFGKQFPEVFHDQSYLALNAAFHSRTHKHADDLTFTWYDKKQHILVDSGRYGYVGKTEPGSALWLDGFWYSDPFRVYCESTRAHNTLEFDGRNNPRKGAPMYGSALKRWKEQDGVAVMEAELRLFKTIRRARTIMFNPGNWLLILDWFHDNAQEPHTVRQWFHAAPHLTMEPKEDGWQSALEETGTLYVTSLLSEMQPMPVIRGQESPEIQGWCSREALEKTPSDAFGYEKKDCVNGNFAVLFSFSPAQADREWSRMSASGRKGRFRWQDTDGVHSVGLERPAEGELSFSYTIKK; encoded by the coding sequence TTTATCCATGTACGGGAAGCTGCTTTCTATCTGTCGGATTTCAAGCTATTAATACAAGGCCGATTTATAACTACATAAAGTCTCTTCAGAGTCTTCCGGTGCATCGTTTGTATATCCGAGACTGGATGGGGGGAGATGCACTCACCCACTCCAGCTATTATCTCGGTCCGAACAAGACCCTGACTATTGCGGACGCTTGCCAGAGACTGATAAGGGTGTATTGCGAAAAGTACCATATCGAACCTGAGAACACGATTTTTCTCGGCTCTTCCAAGGGCGGCTATGCGGCGCTGTACCATGGACTTGCCTTTGGAGCAGGGCATATCGTAGTTGGTTCGCCACAAACGCGCCTGGCAGCCTTTCTCGTTCATGAACAGAAGAAAGAAAATTTCCATAACAGAATTTTTGAATGGCTGTTCGGGCCGATAACGGCCGAAAACAAGGACTATGCCGACGCGCTGCTTTTTAAGCATGCGGAAACGTTTGCCCGGCCTTATCAGAAAGTATCGATTCTGGTAGGCAGGCATGAAAAGCATTATGCCGAGCATGTCCTTCCTTTTCAGCAGGCGTTCAAGGACAGGATGGATGTGAATGTTGTTCTGGGCGAATACCGCGAACACTCCGATACGGCTATATATTACCCTCCATTCTTGAAAAAGACTGTTGCTGATATTGTCTTTTCCCCAAAAGAGATGAGTACCTCTGCGAGTAAGCATTACCGTCTTCCCACTTTTCCTTATGAAAATTTACCAAATGATCCCATTGGTTCAGAGATGCTTTCTCGATGTGAAAAAAGCATTCGTACAGGATGGGAGCGAGACGGTTATGTTACCTCGTTGGAACAAATTCCCTGGCAATTATTACCTGGGATTTCTCATTCATTCAATTTTCGTGTTCATTGCTTGGATATGTGTCAAGAGTTGCTGCTTGCATTTTCTTCTGGAAGCTCACAGAAATTTTTTGAAGCAGCGGCACGGGTAGCCCTAGAGTGGTGTAGACGCTATGGTGAAGGACAAAATAGTGAAGACTCTCCCTATATCTGGTATGATATGTCCGTAGGTATGAGAGCTTTTCGGCTGGCCTATATCTATGATGTATTTCAACAGAATGATCTTGGTAGCAGAAAAGACAGAGAACTTCTGTGGAGAAGTCTGATTGAGCATCGTCGCTATCTAGAAGAGGATGCCAATATTGCGTTCCATTCTAACCATGGTTACTATCAAATAGTCGGTCAAATGGCCATGGGCAGGCGTCTGGCTACGTATGACCCTACCATGCAGGATTTTTATGAGCAGGGACAGCGGCGCTTTGCCCAAATGCTGCGGACGCAGTTCACGGAAGAGGGGATACATAAGGAAAACTCGCCGTACTATCATCGCATGCTGCTTTTGACTCTGAGAGGTATTCTTAGAAGCGGATTGCTTGGCAGCTGCGATTTTCTTACTTTTACAGACAAGATTGAGCGAGAATTGTCTTCCTTTGTATGCCCAGATCAGACTATGCTTCAGTTCGGTGACTCTGATGCAAAAAATATTCAAATTGCCAGAAAATCAGCCGTTCTAACTAAGTGGAACGAAGATGTCATGCAGTATATGGTTTCCGGGGGAATAGTCGGCAATCCGCCCAAGCAAGGTCTGACTGTCTATCCCCAGTCTGGATATGCCGTTGTGCGCATGTTTGGGAAACAGTTCCCGGAAGTCTTTCATGACCAGAGCTATCTGGCGCTCAATGCAGCCTTCCACTCGCGGACGCACAAGCATGCTGATGACTTGACTTTCACCTGGTATGACAAAAAGCAGCATATCCTTGTTGACTCCGGGCGATATGGGTATGTGGGAAAAACGGAGCCCGGTTCCGCACTGTGGCTGGACGGTTTCTGGTATTCCGACCCCTTCCGTGTGTACTGCGAATCCACCAGAGCGCACAACACGTTGGAATTCGACGGTCGCAACAATCCCCGCAAGGGCGCACCGATGTATGGAAGCGCGTTGAAGCGCTGGAAGGAGCAGGACGGCGTTGCTGTCATGGAGGCGGAGCTTCGACTGTTCAAGACCATTCGCCGGGCACGCACCATCATGTTCAATCCGGGTAACTGGCTGCTGATACTGGACTGGTTCCACGACAATGCTCAGGAACCCCATACCGTACGCCAGTGGTTTCATGCCGCGCCGCATCTGACCATGGAGCCGAAGGAAGATGGGTGGCAGAGCGCCCTTGAAGAAACGGGGACCCTGTATGTGACGTCGCTTCTTTCAGAAATGCAGCCCATGCCTGTGATACGTGGGCAGGAAAGTCCGGAGATTCAGGGCTGGTGTTCACGAGAGGCACTGGAAAAAACGCCCAGCGATGCCTTCGGCTATGAGAAAAAAGATTGCGTAAACGGAAATTTTGCTGTGCTGTTTTCCTTCTCTCCGGCGCAGGCAGACAGGGAATGGTCTCGGATGAGCGCATCGGGCCGCAAGGGGCGCTTCCGCTGGCAGGACACGGACGGCGTGCACAGCGTTGGACTGGAGCGCCCCGCCGAAGGCGAACTGTCCTTCTCATATACAATCAAAAAATAG